ATTCGGCTTTAAGGCGGTTATATCACTGATCGGAAAGAAGATTCCTGAAACCTTTGAAGAACGGATGGCGAATGTCGTCCTTGCATTAAAGGTCGCTCAGACCATCGGGTTTCCGAAAGAGGATTTAATCTTCGATCCACTGGTCTTTGCTGCGGCGACTGATCGGCTTCAAATAGAGTACACTTTAAGATGTGTAGCAACACTTCATAAAAAAGGATTGAAGACGATCCTCGGTATCTCCAATGTCTCTTTCGGACTCCCTGAACGCTCACATCTGAATGGTGTATTGGCTGCAGCAGCGATTAAGGCGGGTGTGACCTTTCTCATAGTAAACCCTCTGGATCGGATTGTTATGGGGTCTATTTCCGCTGCAAAGGCTTTATTCAAAGGAGATATTACCGGATTCATTGAACGGAGTAAGATGGATAAAGATAAGGTTATTGCAGCAAAAACCAAGGTCGGTCTTTCAAAGAGCCTTGAATCATTTTCTCTGAGCGATGCCATCATCAAAGGGGATGTCGAAGCCAGTCCAGTTCTGGCGGAAAAGCTGCTTGCCTCAGGCAGAAGCGCCCGGGATTTAATCGACCACTATATCTCAAAGAGCCTGAAGGTCGTCGGTGAATATTATGAAAAAGGAGAATACTTTATCCCCGACCTTCTTAAATCTGCAGAGGCGGCAAAAGCCGCACTGGATGTTATAAAAGCCTACCTTCCCAAGAAAAAGAAGAAGGCGAGGGTCATTTTAGCCACTGTTAAGGGTGATATTCATGATATCGGAAAGAATATTGCTTTGATGATCTTTGAGTCAGCCGGTTATGAAGTTGTTGATCTGGGAAAAGATGTTGCAGCGGACAAGATCATCAAAGCGGTTGAGAAATACCGGCCGATCGCCGTCGGTTTAAGCGCTCTCTTGACGACGACGATGGGAGAGATGGAGGTTGTTGTCAGAGAACTCCGTAAAACCGGTTTGAACGTCAAGGTTATTATAGGGGGGCCGAATGTCAGTGATGAGTATGCAAGGAAGATCGGCGCATACGGTGCAGCGAGTAATGTTCTGGATGGATTGAAATTATTGAAACAGATAAGATAGGTATTTAACACCGGATGATTAGTGAGAAACTTCAGAGCAGAAAGATAATTACCGTAGAGATTCTTTTACCTGTTTCAGGTCCTATCAGCGGTTTGTATAAAGAGATCACTCCGCTGCAGGATTATATTGATGCTTTGAACATTCCATCCAATCCCCTCGGGAAATTACGGCCGGATGCACTCTGCTGTGCCCATTTAATCCAGGAGAAAACAGGTATTGAAACGATTCCGCATTTTGTGGCGCGCCATTATACCTCACTCGCATTTGAAAGTCATCTGCTCGGTGCAGCGGCCCTGGGAATTGAGAATATTCTTTGCGTCACCGGCGACAACCCGGTCAGGGGGAGGAGTGCTTTTGAATTGAACTCTTCCAGACTTATCTGTATCGCAAAGGGGTTGAAACAAGGTATAACTTCATCACGAAAGGCGATCCCCGCGGTCGATTTTTGTTTATGTACAAGTTTTAATCCTAATGTGCCGAATATCCATGGGGAATTCATCAAAGCAGCGGCGAAATGCGAGGCTGGTGCCGAGGTTTTTTTTACTCAGCCCATATTTGATCCGGTCAATTTTCTGAAGATACTGAAAGAATTCCGTATGAGGCACAAAGATGTTAAGGTGATCGCCGGTCTTTCTTTTCTTCATTCCAAAAAAAGGGCATTTTCGTTGATGAAATTTCTGGGAATTCCTTATGACTACATAAATAACATCGAAGAGCGGAATGAGACGGAGATGCTGTTGGAAAATGTAAAAATATTAAAGGAACATATAAACGGTTTCTATATTATTCCGATCGGTCGATATGGATGTGCTTTAGACCTTGCCAGAGCCATCCGTTCTGTTCTTTAATCGATAGGGATTAAATTATTGCGAGGCGGCTCTCAGGGTTAAATAAGAGATCAGAAAAGAGGCAAACACTGAACCGATTTCTATATAATCCTGCCAGAATTTAAAGATTTGTCGGGGGACATAGATGCGGTCTCCCTGTTCAACCACCGGATCCTTTTTAATGAATATCTTCTTTTTTCCCCGCTGGATGTACGCTCCACCCATATAAGCATCGCCCAGGGGACCACCAGCGAGTCCGATATAGTCGCTTGCCTTTAGATTCGGTTGATAGGTCAGCGGTCCGGGATTAACGACCTGCCCCTGGACATATACGATTGCATTGACCGAGGGTATGACGAGCACATCGCCGTCAGAGAGTTCTATATTCTCCTCACTTATTTCATCGGCTAAAACCTTTGTAAGGTTGACCGGGATTCTTTCTCCTTCTCGTTCGATATATGCATGTTCCAGGTCTGCCCAGGGAGTAGTTCCACCGGCTTTTGTAATTAATTCTGAAACACGTTCACCTTCGTTGAGTTCGTAGAGTCCTTCACTTGTCCTTTCTCTTGCGGCAGTGAGTTCGGAAACCCGGAGTTCATAACCTCTTTTTCCGAAGACCGCTCCTTTGACAATGACTGATTTCCCCATCTTTGAGACGATGATTAAATCTCCATCCTGTACATAGGGATTGACCTTGGTATTACCGGTCTTTTCGAATTCTTCAAGGTTTGCGATTTGATGTAATTTCCCCTTACGCAGCACTTTGATTTTGGAGCGGGAACCCAGAGTGGTGATTCCACCGGCTCTTTCAATGACCCTTGATACACGGTCGACCGGCCAGGCAAAGACCTGCCCTGGCCTATTGACCTCTCCCACCACGTAGACAGTGAATCTACGCATACCGAGCAGCGTGATATCCACATTGATATTTCTGAAATACTTCTGGAAAACGCGCTTCAGCGAATCCTTGGCACTCTTTAAAGTGAGATTATAGACGGGGACAGCGGCGACGATATCATATCGGGGGATATACATTCCCTGGGTCGTCGGTATCGATGATACCGGTACGTTGATTGTAAGTTTTCCTTCATAGGTGACGCCGGTGATATAAGAGTAGTTCGTCGCTCCCGTGATTGTGACAAGAAGACTGTCACCCGGCATTAGAATATATTCATCAGAGACGATCGGTTTTTCGAGTCCACTCATTTCAGGAGCAGTGGCCGGGGTGTTTGTTCCTGCTGGCTGGGCATAGAACAGCGGGTATGAGAGAAGTAAGGCAGTAAACAACAGCCCTTTAGTAATTGCCCTTCTCAATATCAGTTTGTTCATAGAAGAATTATATTTAAATCCCCTGATATGTCAACAGATAAACCTCCAATTATTCCTTGACAATCCTTATCCCGCTTATATAATTAAATAAATATAGAGAATATGAGATATCTTTTTATCAGCGGTTTATTTATCTCGACCTTATATGGTATGCTCGTCGATATTCCACTCGATGACCTCAACTATAGAATTGAAGAGGTGGACGGTTTTGAGCATATTATTCTTAAGGATAGGTACACTATATCACCTTTTACGCCGGGCGCTCCGGAAATCACCGCCTTTGTATGCAACTATCTTATTCCCAGGGATCAGGTTCTTTCCGAGATAGAAATCATTGATGAGGAATGGGAAGAATTACCCGGTGAATTCTTTATTTTTCCTGTTCAGGTTTATTCTTCGATCGAGACGACTTCTGTTTTTACTCCTCCGGATCCTCAAATTTATGGTTCTTCAGAATTTTTCCCAGACAGCCCGGTTGTGTTATCCAGCTGTGGTTCACTCAGAGGTTATCGAATCTGTCAGGTGACGATCGCTCCTTTTAAGTATTCGCCTCATAAAAGAAAACTTTATGTACTTAAGAAATTAAGCCTTAATGTGAAGACTGATTACCATCCTGCAGGAATCGCGCCTAAAAGGGTTACTCCTCTGGGAAGATCGGTTTCAGAAAAGTTCGTTGAGGACCTGGTATTGAACAAGGAACATATCCATAATGCAGATTTCCGTCCTTTGACCGTTGTCGAAGAAAATAAAGATGATATACCAGCCACAGAGTTTCCGTCATTATCAGGGGCACCGGTTGACCTGGTGGTTATCACCGATGACAACCAGGCGGCATCCTTTGAAGCATTCCTCCGTTTCAAAAAACTGCTGGGCATCAACGGTGTAGTCAAGAAGGTATCATGGATCCGCCAGCATTACAATGGTGTGGATGATGCAGAAAAAATCCGAAATTTTATCAAAGACGCCCTTATCCAGTGGGGAGTAAGTTTCATCCTTCTGGGTGGAGATACTGATTTGATACCGACGCGTTTTATCTGGATCGACCGAGCGGTCATCTATTCGTCACTCTTACTGCCCATTGCTTCCGACCTCTACTTTTCAGACCTGGATGGAAATTGGAACTTTGATGGTGATGAAAAATTCGGAGAAGTGGCTGATTCTGTTGATTTATATCCGGACCTTTTTGTAGGAAGATTACCGACGACTTCGCCGGATGAAGTTGCTGCATATCTGAATAAATTGCATAATTATTTTTTCCCTTCCGCCGTCGACTATCAGACAAAGGCATTGTTTTTCAGCTCAAACCTCGAAACCAACTGGCCCGGTCTTCCGTATGCCTATGAACTCGCTGAGCATCTGCCCGTTCATTTCACCAAGTCATTTCTTGATGAAACCCTGGGAAATCTTACTTCAGAATCACTCAAAGATTCCGTAAAAGCCGGTGCCGGGGTTGTTGTAGGAATCGGACACGGCGATGTCAATACAATGTGTATCCATTACTGCTGGCCGAGGACTTTCATAAACAATTTCTATTTTGACAGTCTTGTAAACGCCCCCTTTTATGGATTGATGTTTGTGGTCACCTGTTATACGAATCCCTTTCAATCGGATTGCCTCGGAGAACACTGGGTGCTGAATCCTCAAGGAGGGGGGCTGGCGTATATCGGACCGACGAGCTCCAGTGAAGGTAGTCTTCATAAAGAATATATGAAGGTCCTTTGTGACGGACTTTTTAATGATGACAGCACCTGGTACCTGCATACTGCCCTGGGCCGGGCATTGGCATACGCAAAGATTCCTTATATCGGAAACGCCCAGAACAATAACTGGAGTCGGGTTCATCAATTTTCCATCTCCCTGTTGGGTGACCCCACGGTCGTACTATGGAATACTTCTCCAGTACATTTAACCGGCGTCACGGTCAGCCCGGAGACCCTGCAGGTGGGAGATGATACTTTACATTTCTCTTTTGACCCTGCCGTTGTTCCCGACCATATTGAAGTGATTTTTTATAAAGAGGGCGAGACATTTATCAGAGATGTGATAGACCCGATCACCTTGAGATGCCGGGTGAAGACCGAGACGCCCGGTTATTTGAAATACACTCTGTTGATTGATGGTTATATCCCTCTTATTGATTCTGTTTACGTCGCACCGGCTGTTCCTTATCTGGTATATGACGGTTGTACGATCATAGACACCCTTTCAAATGGCAACGGTGTTGTAAATCCCGGTGAAGAAATTTATCTTTATGTCGATTTCAAAAACAACGGAGGGAACACAGCGACCGGTGTCAGCGTTCGATTATGCTGTGATGACAGTTTGTTTACTATTTTAAATGATACGAGTTCAATCTCTGATATCGCCGCCGGAGAAACAGCCCAAAACATCTCACCTTTCTATTTTGTGATATCCGATTCAATGCCGGATGAATATGAATTTGATTTCGAACTTCTCATTACCTATATCAGCGGGATGAACAGTGATAGTTTTCAATTGGTAGGTCTGGCTCCACAATTAGAACATTTTAAACAGGAATTTATCGAAGCAAACGACAGGGTGACCATTATTCCATATGTTGCGAACTATGGTCATTGCGAGGCGGATTCTGTTTACGGTTTTATAAGTTCTAATTCTGATTCTGTCATAGTGCTTGACAGTACCGTGGTCTTTCCTGATATCGGAAGTAATCAGGTGGTGGGTTCGACCCCTGACGTGTTTACGGTACACCGCATTTATCCATCCTGCGAAGTACGTCTGAACCTCAGAATATACCGGAGACAACAAGAGGTCATCAATCGTGATATAATATTGAAAACCCCTGAACCGATCGATTCCCTTGAGACTATCGGTGGCAAGGATAAAATCGCACTCAAGTGGAAGCCGATTTCAAACGCGGCAGGCTATCGTATTTTCAGGTCATTATCACAGGGTGGTCCCTATGATTTCATCGGCAATCGATTGGAAACGACATCTTGTTATGAAGATTTCAATGTCCAAACAGGACTGGAATATTACTATTTTGTACGGGCTGTTGATTCATCAATGAATGAAGGTTCCTCTTCGGATACGGTTTGTGGTGCGTTAAATCCGCGATACGCCGACGGATGGCCTCAAACAGTCTACTGGTGTCAATTTTCTTCTCCGAATTTCGCCGATCTTGATCCGTTTTATCCCGGTCTTGAAATCGTCGTTGCCGGACTCGACGGCGATATTTATGCCTGGCACTGTGATGGTTCGTCGCTCAACGGCAGCACTCCGGTGATATTTGATGCGGGTTCAGAACATATCTGGTCATCGCCGGCACTCGGCGACGTCAATCAGGATGGTCTGATCGATATCGTATTCGGAATTATGAGAAGCAGTGATAATCTTTATGTGATAAGTTATAATCCAGTGGACAGCCAGGCGACGGTGCTTCCTGGCTGGCCGAGGTCTTTGAACGGCAACGGGCTTGTTTCTTCGCCGGTCCTTGCAGACATCGATCAGGACGGCACCCTTGAAATATTCGCGGTTTCCGCTTTTCCCGCTTACCTGTACGCTTTCCATTACGACGGTACCGGTGTTTATGAGCCACAGACCGGCTTGCTGAAGGCTTTATACGGAAGTCTCAGAGGTACGCCGGCTGTGGGGGATCTTGACCGCGACGGCACGTTTGAGATCATCTGCTGCGGCGGCAAAGAGACCGATTCCCTTTTTGTCTGGGATCGATACGGTAATTATTTCCCACCGTTTCCCGTAGCGATTGAACCATCCCAGGAGTATTCTGTCGTCATCGGAGATGTATCGGGTGACAGAAAAAGGGAGATATGTTTTTATTCGGGGAATCCTTCCAATAAGCTCAATCTGGTGGACTGTAATGGTGATATTATATGGCAGTATCAGGTGTTAGCCGATTACAATGAGCTCTGCCCGGCATTTGGTGATATCGACAGGGACGGCAACCCGGAGATCATATTCTGTTATAATGACGGGCTTGATGCAGGAGTTCTTGTTCTGGATTCCACCGGAGTTCTTTTACCGGGATTTCCGAAGCGGGGGCACGATGCTTATCCTCCGGTCATTGCGGATATCGACGGCGATGATGATACAGAATTATTGTGCGGCAGCACTGAATGGAATGTTTATGCCTATAACCAGATGGCGAATTCGACAGCCGGATTTCCGATCAGACTCGGCAGTCGGATAAATTCTTCACCGGCAGTTTACGATATCGACTCTGATGGAACTCTCGAGTTGATGATAAGCTGTTATGACCTTTTATTCCATGTTTTTGACCTTCCTTCTTCCTCTTTTGACTGGCCCCGCTTTCATTATGATCCCTATAATTCCGGTACCTATAAGTCAGGCTACTATACCGGTCATTATGAACTTACAGAAAGACAGAAAAGCGACTTTGATTTTGAGTTGTATCCTACCCCATTTTCGCGATCATTGAATATCTATTTAAATTCTGATTTTCGGGGTAAACATGCTGAACTTAAAATCTACGACGTCGCCGGCAGAGTCGTTAAAAGAATTTATATCTCTGATAAAACATGTACCCGGATAGTCTGGTACGGCGATGATGCCCTGGGCCGACCGGCCGCCAGTGGTGTATATTTCGTTAAATTCACAGATGGTGAGAAAACCAGCATTAAAAAGGTTGTAAAGCTTTATTAATATCATACGAAAACAAGGCGGGTTCTCGGTTTTCCGGGGTTT
This DNA window, taken from candidate division WOR-3 bacterium, encodes the following:
- a CDS encoding T9SS type A sorting domain-containing protein, yielding MRYLFISGLFISTLYGMLVDIPLDDLNYRIEEVDGFEHIILKDRYTISPFTPGAPEITAFVCNYLIPRDQVLSEIEIIDEEWEELPGEFFIFPVQVYSSIETTSVFTPPDPQIYGSSEFFPDSPVVLSSCGSLRGYRICQVTIAPFKYSPHKRKLYVLKKLSLNVKTDYHPAGIAPKRVTPLGRSVSEKFVEDLVLNKEHIHNADFRPLTVVEENKDDIPATEFPSLSGAPVDLVVITDDNQAASFEAFLRFKKLLGINGVVKKVSWIRQHYNGVDDAEKIRNFIKDALIQWGVSFILLGGDTDLIPTRFIWIDRAVIYSSLLLPIASDLYFSDLDGNWNFDGDEKFGEVADSVDLYPDLFVGRLPTTSPDEVAAYLNKLHNYFFPSAVDYQTKALFFSSNLETNWPGLPYAYELAEHLPVHFTKSFLDETLGNLTSESLKDSVKAGAGVVVGIGHGDVNTMCIHYCWPRTFINNFYFDSLVNAPFYGLMFVVTCYTNPFQSDCLGEHWVLNPQGGGLAYIGPTSSSEGSLHKEYMKVLCDGLFNDDSTWYLHTALGRALAYAKIPYIGNAQNNNWSRVHQFSISLLGDPTVVLWNTSPVHLTGVTVSPETLQVGDDTLHFSFDPAVVPDHIEVIFYKEGETFIRDVIDPITLRCRVKTETPGYLKYTLLIDGYIPLIDSVYVAPAVPYLVYDGCTIIDTLSNGNGVVNPGEEIYLYVDFKNNGGNTATGVSVRLCCDDSLFTILNDTSSISDIAAGETAQNISPFYFVISDSMPDEYEFDFELLITYISGMNSDSFQLVGLAPQLEHFKQEFIEANDRVTIIPYVANYGHCEADSVYGFISSNSDSVIVLDSTVVFPDIGSNQVVGSTPDVFTVHRIYPSCEVRLNLRIYRRQQEVINRDIILKTPEPIDSLETIGGKDKIALKWKPISNAAGYRIFRSLSQGGPYDFIGNRLETTSCYEDFNVQTGLEYYYFVRAVDSSMNEGSSSDTVCGALNPRYADGWPQTVYWCQFSSPNFADLDPFYPGLEIVVAGLDGDIYAWHCDGSSLNGSTPVIFDAGSEHIWSSPALGDVNQDGLIDIVFGIMRSSDNLYVISYNPVDSQATVLPGWPRSLNGNGLVSSPVLADIDQDGTLEIFAVSAFPAYLYAFHYDGTGVYEPQTGLLKALYGSLRGTPAVGDLDRDGTFEIICCGGKETDSLFVWDRYGNYFPPFPVAIEPSQEYSVVIGDVSGDRKREICFYSGNPSNKLNLVDCNGDIIWQYQVLADYNELCPAFGDIDRDGNPEIIFCYNDGLDAGVLVLDSTGVLLPGFPKRGHDAYPPVIADIDGDDDTELLCGSTEWNVYAYNQMANSTAGFPIRLGSRINSSPAVYDIDSDGTLELMISCYDLLFHVFDLPSSSFDWPRFHYDPYNSGTYKSGYYTGHYELTERQKSDFDFELYPTPFSRSLNIYLNSDFRGKHAELKIYDVAGRVVKRIYISDKTCTRIVWYGDDALGRPAASGVYFVKFTDGEKTSIKKVVKLY